The nucleotide sequence GGATATTCAGATGTCAGTTCAAAAACTAAAAAAGCTGTTTTGGAACTAGCAAAAGAACTCAATTATACCCCGAATAGTTTCGCTGTAAACCTTAGAACACAAGAGTCTAAAACAATAGGATTAATCATTCCCGAGGTAGTACATCACTTTTTTTCAAGTGTTATTAATGGTATTATCGCCGAAGCAGAAAAAAACGGATACTTAGTAATTATTCTCCAATCAAATGAATCATTAGAACTAGAAAAAAAACAAGTAGCTCTCTTACTAAATAAAAGAGTCGACGGCATTATCATGTCACTTTCCAATGAATCAAATGATGATGATCATATTAAAGAAATTATTAAGAGAGAAATACCATTTGTTCAATTTGACAAAATATCCAAACTTATACCTAGCTCAAAAGTTATTATTAATGATCAAAAGGCGTCAATGGAAGCAGTTCAGCATTTAATTGATCAAGGTTGTAAAAAAATTGCCCATATTCGTGGACCAATCAACCCCCAAAATGCAATTGATCGATTTATTGGTTACAAAAAAGCATTAGAAAAAAACGATATTACTTTTGATTCAAAATTAGTGTACACATGTGAAAATGTCACTTTTGAAGAAGGAATACAATTTGCAAAAGAAATTGTAAATGACCATCCTGATGTGGATGCAGTTTTTTGCATTACCGACTTAGTTGCTGTTGGAGTATTATCTTATTTAAATGATAACAATATTAAAGTTCCACAACAAATTGCATTAATGGGATTTAGTAATTGGTTCATGTCACAAGTATTAACACCTAAATTAAGTACGGTAGACCAACCTAGTTATGAAATGGGAGCATCATCATTTAATTTATTAATGGAAGAGATCAACTATAAAAAACAAAACTTACCGTTCAAACCTAAAACAATAGAACTTACCACTTCTGTAATAATAAGAGAATCATCAATACGTTAAACTTTATTTTTTCAAAAAATCAATATTACGTTTCAGGCCATCAAACTTGGCCCTCTTAAGAGGGGAATTTTTAAAAACAGTTCTAAAAGTTTCTTCGGTGATTTCTTCCCAGTCTTTTTTTGACATCGAAAGAATATCGGGATTGGGGTCGAATAAAGGTTCGTTATGAGATTTCGAAAATCGATTCCACGGACACACGTCCTGACACACATCGCAACCAAAAGCCCAATCATCAAATTTTCCCTTCATTTCCATTGGAATATTATCTTTGAGCTCAATCGTGAAATAGGAAATACACTTACTTCCATCAACGACATAAGGAGCAACGATTGCTTGGGTAGGACAAGTATCTAAACAAGCAGTACAAGAACCACAATGATCCGTAACGGCATTGTCATATTCCAATTCTAAATCGATAATAAGTTCTGCTATAAAGTAAAACGACCCCACTTTTTGCGTAATCAAGTTACTATTCTTGCCTATCCATCCTAAACCAGATTTAGCCGCCCAAGCTTTATCCAACACTGGAGCAGAATCTACAAAGGCACGACCCGAAACTTCTCCAATGGTTGTTTGAATAGAAAACAATAATTCTTTGAGTTTATCTTTTATTACAAAATGGTAATCAGTTCCGTATGCATATTTGGAGATTTTATAGGAGTCGGAAATTTGAGTTTTCTCAGGATAATAATTCAGCAAAAGTGAAATAAC is from Flavobacterium sp. NG2 and encodes:
- the queG gene encoding tRNA epoxyqueuosine(34) reductase QueG; translated protein: MSCGISKAGFLEQEAPRLESWLNKNHNGQMSYMENHFDKRLDPTKLVEDSKSVISLLLNYYPEKTQISDSYKISKYAYGTDYHFVIKDKLKELLFSIQTTIGEVSGRAFVDSAPVLDKAWAAKSGLGWIGKNSNLITQKVGSFYFIAELIIDLELEYDNAVTDHCGSCTACLDTCPTQAIVAPYVVDGSKCISYFTIELKDNIPMEMKGKFDDWAFGCDVCQDVCPWNRFSKSHNEPLFDPNPDILSMSKKDWEEITEETFRTVFKNSPLKRAKFDGLKRNIDFLKK
- a CDS encoding LacI family DNA-binding transcriptional regulator, with translation MKVTTLKEIAETLGISITTVSKALKGYSDVSSKTKKAVLELAKELNYTPNSFAVNLRTQESKTIGLIIPEVVHHFFSSVINGIIAEAEKNGYLVIILQSNESLELEKKQVALLLNKRVDGIIMSLSNESNDDDHIKEIIKREIPFVQFDKISKLIPSSKVIINDQKASMEAVQHLIDQGCKKIAHIRGPINPQNAIDRFIGYKKALEKNDITFDSKLVYTCENVTFEEGIQFAKEIVNDHPDVDAVFCITDLVAVGVLSYLNDNNIKVPQQIALMGFSNWFMSQVLTPKLSTVDQPSYEMGASSFNLLMEEINYKKQNLPFKPKTIELTTSVIIRESSIR